One window of Microbacterium sp. Root61 genomic DNA carries:
- a CDS encoding DUF4307 domain-containing protein → MTTQDQLDERYGRTGSAARRWTIGVLGTLAVLAVGGFSWLTVSNAMDDVGVDDTAYSINDEHSVTVNFQISAPRGATVACALEAQDEEHGVVGWRIVEIEASDLHARAFRETIPTIAAATNGLVNSCWVT, encoded by the coding sequence ATGACCACTCAGGACCAGCTCGACGAACGCTACGGGCGCACCGGCTCTGCGGCGCGCCGGTGGACCATCGGCGTGCTCGGCACCCTGGCCGTGCTCGCGGTCGGCGGCTTCTCCTGGCTCACGGTCTCCAACGCGATGGATGACGTCGGCGTCGACGACACCGCCTACAGCATCAACGACGAGCACTCGGTGACCGTCAACTTCCAGATCAGCGCTCCGCGCGGCGCGACCGTCGCGTGCGCGCTCGAGGCGCAGGACGAGGAGCACGGCGTCGTGGGCTGGCGGATCGTGGAGATCGAGGCCTCCGACCTGCACGCGCGGGCCTTCCGCGAGACGATCCCCACGATCGCAGCCGCGACCAACGGTTTGGTCAACTCCTGCTGGGTGACGTAG
- the greA gene encoding transcription elongation factor GreA, whose translation MSSDAPVTFLTQEAYDRLAGELEHLSTTGREEIAKKIESAREEGDLKENGGYHAAKDEQGKQEARIRTLQHLLKTATVSEAPASRGIVEPGTVVTALVAGGEERFLLGNREIGVGTDLDVYSEASPLGSAILGLKVGEKTSYTAPNGREIAVEIVKVDTYLG comes from the coding sequence GTGTCCAGCGATGCCCCGGTGACGTTCCTCACCCAGGAGGCGTACGACCGCCTCGCCGGCGAACTCGAGCACCTGTCCACGACGGGGCGCGAAGAGATCGCGAAGAAGATCGAATCCGCGCGCGAAGAGGGCGACCTCAAGGAGAACGGCGGCTACCACGCAGCCAAAGACGAGCAGGGCAAGCAGGAGGCGCGCATCCGCACCCTCCAGCACCTGCTGAAGACCGCCACCGTGAGCGAGGCGCCCGCCAGCCGCGGCATCGTCGAGCCCGGTACCGTCGTGACCGCGCTGGTCGCCGGCGGCGAAGAGCGCTTCCTCCTCGGCAACCGCGAGATCGGGGTCGGCACCGATCTCGACGTCTACAGCGAGGCCTCCCCGCTCGGTTCGGCCATCCTGGGCCTCAAGGTGGGCGAGAAGACCTCCTATACGGCCCCCAACGGCCGCGAGATCGCGGTGGAGATCGTCAAGGTCGACACATACCTGGGCTGA